In a genomic window of Zingiber officinale cultivar Zhangliang chromosome 9B, Zo_v1.1, whole genome shotgun sequence:
- the LOC122024177 gene encoding phosphoinositide phosphatase SAC2-like isoform X1 — translation MRKEDSSLPDRMAAGRETADHSAAGSAGTVAAPRNNFLRKFRLYETRSTFYVVGNNKDSSYWRVLKINRLEPSELSIHEDPRIYSENECHDMLTQIHLKNIATDGLRFVTKCYGIAGFVKFLGPYYMLLITRRRKVGTICGHSIYAVSKSEMITLPNSDVLSNIAYSKDENRYKSLLCSTCLREDFFFSYSYNIMRSLQINLCDGETKSDLHETMFVWNAFLTRGVRDLLQNTTWIVALVYGFFKQAKICVSGKYFWLTLIARRSRHFAGTRYLKRGVNEKGEVANDVEIEQIVSEDIAGGISSAIASVVQNRGSIPLFWSQQTSKFNLRPDIILHKKDNNFDATWLHFDNLVKRYGNPIIILNLIKSFEKKPRESLLHAEFTNAIDSINKDLSEEKRLKFLHWDIQNYTRRKGANVLESLGKVAACTLEITGYFYCQTTSPLKNQNILECSQPLGHYRGELLCKPSNRSFLDFIQTSDIPQSKYSGANTEKDGDTLANEVYSASAQNEYSDKTNYQTNIFAKPIKFQKGILRTNCIDCLDRTNVAQYAFGLAALGHQLHAVGSREAVKITLHSPLADDLMVLYEKMGDKLALQYGGSPAHNKIFSERRGQWKAATQSQELLRTIQRYYNNAYMDVEKQHAINLFLGYFQPQHGKPALWDLDASQPYSTGRNYAFADEYTRSIFVRSLSDGNVLSEGSPPLSFSDVAPNDLVSSSLSARVEHQLAVRGLCDSTPEILSCENNVSHPGSTIFRNFTSDDAHICFSDHKLNGSDCSNFLDFDWLSSTGSSCKDEEHKISSLINSPNANLATENVTDSVSNEVITILHEESHRVQEVEANRREPSSTSVAESSKASQFSDKFAYWVDHGGAFCY, via the exons ATGAGGAAGGAGGATTCGAGCTTGCCAGATCGGATGGCGGCGGGTAGAGAGACGGCGGATCATTCGGCGGCGGGATCGGCCGGCACCGTAGCTGCTCCCAGGAATAATTTTCTTCGGAAGTTCAGGCTCTACGAGACTCGATCG ACATTTtatgtagttggaaacaataagGATAGCTCATACTGGAGGGTGTTAAAGATCAATAGGTTGGAGCCTTCTGAGCTGAGTATTCATGAAGATCCGAGAATCTACTCGGAAAATGAATGTCATGATATGCTCACACAAATACACTTGAAGAATATTGCAACTGATGGATTAAGATTTGTCACCAAATGTTATGGCATTGCAG GATTTGTCAAGTTCCTAGGGCCTTACTACATGCTACTCATTACTAGGAGAAGGAAAGTTGGTACCATTTGTGGTCACTCTATATATGCTGTCTCTAAAAGTGAAATGATCACACTACCAAATTCTGATGTGCTGTCAAATATCGCCTATTCTAAGGATGAAAACAG ATACAAGAGCCTACTCTGCTCTACCTGTCTCAGAGAGGACTTCTTCTTCAGTTATTCCTACAACATTATGCGAAGCCTCCAAATAAACTTATGTGATGGTGAAACAAAGTCTGATCTCCATGAAACAATGTTTGTCTGGAATGCTTTCTTGACACGTGGTGTTCGTGATCTTCTCCAGAACACTACTTGGATAGTTGCTTTAGTTTATGGATTTTTTAAGCAG GCTAAAATTTGTGTGTCTggtaaatatttttggttgacaCTCATTGCTAGGCGCTCTCGTCATTTTGCTGGAACCAG GTATCTAAAACGTGGTGTTAATGAGAAAGGTGAAGTGGCCAATGATGTTGAGATAGAACAGATTGTATCTGAAGATATAGCTGGAGGGATTTCTTCAGCAATAGCTTCTGTTGTACAGAACAGAGGGTCCATTCCGCTCTTCTGGTCCCAGCaaacttcaaaatttaatttaaggccTGATATTATAT TGCATAAGAAGGACAACAACTTCGATGCTACATGGCTTCATTTTGACAATCTTGTAAAGAGATATGGAAAtcctattattattttaaatcttattaaG TCATTTGAGAAGAAGCCTCGAGAGTCTTTGCTTCATGCAGAATTTACTAATGCTATTGATTCCATAAACAAAGATCTATCAGAGGAGAAACGCTTGAAATTCTTGCACTGGGATATTCAAAATTATACTAGAAG AAAAGGTGCAAATGTGTTGGAATCATTAGGCAAAGTGGCAGCATGTACTTTGGAGATAACAGGGTATTTTTATTGCCAGACGACTTCACCCTTGAAGAATCAGAATATTCTGGAGTGTTCACAACCTCT GGGACACTATCGTGGAGAATTGCTATGCAAACCTAGCAATAGGTCATTTCTCGATTTCATACAGACATCAGATATCCCTCAAAGTAAATATTCTGGTGCTAATACAGAAAAGGATGGTGATACTTTGGCTAATGAAGTGTATTCTGCTAGTGCTCAAAATGAATACTCAGATAAAACTAATTACCAAACTAACATTTTTGCTAAACCAATTAAGTTCCAAAAAGGGATCCTGAGGACAAATTGTATAGATTGCTTGGACCGCACAAATGTTGCGCAGTATGCATTTGGTTTAGCTGCTCTTGGTCATCAGCTTCATGCAGTGGGATCAAGGGAAGCTGTAAAAATTACTCTTCATTCTCCTTTGGCTGATGACTTGATGGTATTGTATGAGAAAATGGGTGATAAACTTGCCTTACAATATGGAGGCTCTCCTGCCCATAACAAG ATATTTTCTGAAAGAAGAGGTCAATGGAAGGCAGCAACCCAGTCCCAGGAATTACTAAGAACTATCCAACGCTACTACAACAATGCTTACATGGATGTAGAGAAACAGCATGCTATAAATTT ATTCCTCGGATACTTCCAACCCCAGCATGGTAAACCTGCATTATGGGATCTGGATGCAAGTCAGCCTTATAGTACAGGAAGGAATTATGCATTTGCTGATGAATATACAAG GTCAATTTTCGTAAGATCCCTATCTGATGGCAATGTTCTAAGTGAAGGTAGTCCACCCTTGTCTTTCTCTGATGTTGCACCGAATGACTTAGTAAGTTCATCGCTGTCTGCAAGAGTAGAACATCAATTAGCCGTACGAGGACTTTGTGATTCCACACCAGAAATTTTATCTTGTGAAAACAATGTGTCACATCCTGG GTCAACAATTTTCAGAAACTTTACTTCAGATGATGCACATATATGTTTCAGTGATCATAAATTGAATGGATCAGACTGCTCTAACTTCCTTGATTTTGATTGGCTTTCATCAACAGGAAGTTCTTGCAAGGATGAAGAACATAAGAT ATCCTCTCTTATCAACTCACCGAATGCAAACTTGGCAACTGAAAATGTCACCGATAGTGTCTCCAATGAAGTGATTACCATTTTGCATGAGGAAAGTCATAGAGTTCAG GAAGTGGAAGCAAACCGGAGAGAACCTTCTTCAACCAGTGTTGCCGAAAGCTCCAAAGCTAGCCAGTTTTCAGATAAATTTGCCTATTGGGTTGACCATGGAGGGGCTTTTTGCTACTGA
- the LOC122024177 gene encoding phosphoinositide phosphatase SAC2-like isoform X2: MRKEDSSLPDRMAAGRETADHSAAGSAGTVAAPRNNFLRKFRLYETRSTFYVVGNNKDSSYWRVLKINRLEPSELSIHEDPRIYSENECHDMLTQIHLKNIATDGLRFVTKCYGIAGFVKFLGPYYMLLITRRRKVGTICGHSIYAVSKSEMITLPNSDVLSNIAYSKDENRYKSLLCSTCLREDFFFSYSYNIMRSLQINLCDGETKSDLHETMFVWNAFLTRGVRDLLQNTTWIVALVYGFFKQAKICVSGKYFWLTLIARRSRHFAGTRYLKRGVNEKGEVANDVEIEQIVSEDIAGGISSAIASVVQNRGSIPLFWSQQTSKFNLRPDIILHKKDNNFDATWLHFDNLVKRYGNPIIILNLIKSFEKKPRESLLHAEFTNAIDSINKDLSEEKRLKFLHWDIQNYTRRKGANVLESLGKVAACTLEITGYFYCQTTSPLKNQNILECSQPLGHYRGELLCKPSNRSFLDFIQTSDIPQSKYSGANTEKDGDTLANEVYSASAQNEYSDKTNYQTNIFAKPIKFQKGILRTNCIDCLDRTNVAQYAFGLAALGHQLHAVGSREAVKITLHSPLADDLMVLYEKMGDKLALQYGGSPAHNKIFSERRGQWKAATQSQELLRTIQRYYNNAYMDVEKQHAINLFLGYFQPQHGKPALWDLDASQPYSTGRNYAFADEYTRSIFVRSLSDGNVLSEEHQLAVRGLCDSTPEILSCENNVSHPGSTIFRNFTSDDAHICFSDHKLNGSDCSNFLDFDWLSSTGSSCKDEEHKISSLINSPNANLATENVTDSVSNEVITILHEESHRVQEVEANRREPSSTSVAESSKASQFSDKFAYWVDHGGAFCY; encoded by the exons ATGAGGAAGGAGGATTCGAGCTTGCCAGATCGGATGGCGGCGGGTAGAGAGACGGCGGATCATTCGGCGGCGGGATCGGCCGGCACCGTAGCTGCTCCCAGGAATAATTTTCTTCGGAAGTTCAGGCTCTACGAGACTCGATCG ACATTTtatgtagttggaaacaataagGATAGCTCATACTGGAGGGTGTTAAAGATCAATAGGTTGGAGCCTTCTGAGCTGAGTATTCATGAAGATCCGAGAATCTACTCGGAAAATGAATGTCATGATATGCTCACACAAATACACTTGAAGAATATTGCAACTGATGGATTAAGATTTGTCACCAAATGTTATGGCATTGCAG GATTTGTCAAGTTCCTAGGGCCTTACTACATGCTACTCATTACTAGGAGAAGGAAAGTTGGTACCATTTGTGGTCACTCTATATATGCTGTCTCTAAAAGTGAAATGATCACACTACCAAATTCTGATGTGCTGTCAAATATCGCCTATTCTAAGGATGAAAACAG ATACAAGAGCCTACTCTGCTCTACCTGTCTCAGAGAGGACTTCTTCTTCAGTTATTCCTACAACATTATGCGAAGCCTCCAAATAAACTTATGTGATGGTGAAACAAAGTCTGATCTCCATGAAACAATGTTTGTCTGGAATGCTTTCTTGACACGTGGTGTTCGTGATCTTCTCCAGAACACTACTTGGATAGTTGCTTTAGTTTATGGATTTTTTAAGCAG GCTAAAATTTGTGTGTCTggtaaatatttttggttgacaCTCATTGCTAGGCGCTCTCGTCATTTTGCTGGAACCAG GTATCTAAAACGTGGTGTTAATGAGAAAGGTGAAGTGGCCAATGATGTTGAGATAGAACAGATTGTATCTGAAGATATAGCTGGAGGGATTTCTTCAGCAATAGCTTCTGTTGTACAGAACAGAGGGTCCATTCCGCTCTTCTGGTCCCAGCaaacttcaaaatttaatttaaggccTGATATTATAT TGCATAAGAAGGACAACAACTTCGATGCTACATGGCTTCATTTTGACAATCTTGTAAAGAGATATGGAAAtcctattattattttaaatcttattaaG TCATTTGAGAAGAAGCCTCGAGAGTCTTTGCTTCATGCAGAATTTACTAATGCTATTGATTCCATAAACAAAGATCTATCAGAGGAGAAACGCTTGAAATTCTTGCACTGGGATATTCAAAATTATACTAGAAG AAAAGGTGCAAATGTGTTGGAATCATTAGGCAAAGTGGCAGCATGTACTTTGGAGATAACAGGGTATTTTTATTGCCAGACGACTTCACCCTTGAAGAATCAGAATATTCTGGAGTGTTCACAACCTCT GGGACACTATCGTGGAGAATTGCTATGCAAACCTAGCAATAGGTCATTTCTCGATTTCATACAGACATCAGATATCCCTCAAAGTAAATATTCTGGTGCTAATACAGAAAAGGATGGTGATACTTTGGCTAATGAAGTGTATTCTGCTAGTGCTCAAAATGAATACTCAGATAAAACTAATTACCAAACTAACATTTTTGCTAAACCAATTAAGTTCCAAAAAGGGATCCTGAGGACAAATTGTATAGATTGCTTGGACCGCACAAATGTTGCGCAGTATGCATTTGGTTTAGCTGCTCTTGGTCATCAGCTTCATGCAGTGGGATCAAGGGAAGCTGTAAAAATTACTCTTCATTCTCCTTTGGCTGATGACTTGATGGTATTGTATGAGAAAATGGGTGATAAACTTGCCTTACAATATGGAGGCTCTCCTGCCCATAACAAG ATATTTTCTGAAAGAAGAGGTCAATGGAAGGCAGCAACCCAGTCCCAGGAATTACTAAGAACTATCCAACGCTACTACAACAATGCTTACATGGATGTAGAGAAACAGCATGCTATAAATTT ATTCCTCGGATACTTCCAACCCCAGCATGGTAAACCTGCATTATGGGATCTGGATGCAAGTCAGCCTTATAGTACAGGAAGGAATTATGCATTTGCTGATGAATATACAAG GTCAATTTTCGTAAGATCCCTATCTGATGGCAATGTTCTAAGTGAAG AACATCAATTAGCCGTACGAGGACTTTGTGATTCCACACCAGAAATTTTATCTTGTGAAAACAATGTGTCACATCCTGG GTCAACAATTTTCAGAAACTTTACTTCAGATGATGCACATATATGTTTCAGTGATCATAAATTGAATGGATCAGACTGCTCTAACTTCCTTGATTTTGATTGGCTTTCATCAACAGGAAGTTCTTGCAAGGATGAAGAACATAAGAT ATCCTCTCTTATCAACTCACCGAATGCAAACTTGGCAACTGAAAATGTCACCGATAGTGTCTCCAATGAAGTGATTACCATTTTGCATGAGGAAAGTCATAGAGTTCAG GAAGTGGAAGCAAACCGGAGAGAACCTTCTTCAACCAGTGTTGCCGAAAGCTCCAAAGCTAGCCAGTTTTCAGATAAATTTGCCTATTGGGTTGACCATGGAGGGGCTTTTTGCTACTGA
- the LOC122023723 gene encoding sucrose synthase 2-like translates to MPQRSLTRALSVRERIGDSLSSHPNELLALFSRFIHQGKGMLQRHQLLAEYGATFSEADKEKLKDGAFEDVIKAAQEAIVIPPWVALAIRPRPGVWEYVRVNISELAVEELTVPEYLHFKEELADGSPQNNNFVLELDFEPFNASFPRPSLSKSIGNGVQFLNRHLSSKLFQDKESLYPLLNFLRKHNYKGMSMMLNDRIQSLSALRATLRKAEGHLLSIPSDTPYSEFHHRFQELGLEKGWGDTAQRVYETIHLLLDLLEAPDPTTLETFLGTIPMMFNVVILSPHGYFAQANVLGYPDTGGQVVYILDQVRALEDEMLLRIKRQGLDITPRILIVSRLLPDAVGTTCGQRLEKVLGTEHTHILRVPFRTENGIVRKWISRFEVWPYLETYTEDVANELAGELQATPDLIIGNYSDGNLVSTLLAHKLGVTQCTIAHALEKTKYPNSDIYWKKFENQYHFSCQFTADLIAMNHADFIITSTFQEIAGSKDTVGQYESHTAFTLPGLYRVVHGIDVFDPKFNIVSPGADMSIYFSYTEKHKRLTSLHPEIEELLFSPGDNTEHKGVLNDTKKPIIFSMARLDRVKNLTGLVEFYGRNERLKELANLVVVCGDHGKESKDLEEQAEFKKMYDHIEKYNLQGHFRWISAQMNRVRNGELYRYIADTKGVFVQPAFYEAFGLTVVESMTCGLPTFATVHGGPGEIIVDGVSGFHIDPYQGDKAAEIVVNFFDKCKEDPTYWDKISHGGLQRIEEKYTWKLYSERLMTLTGVYGFWKYVSNLERRETRRYLEMFYALKYRQLAESVPLAIEGEAAVNGVK, encoded by the exons ATGCCTCAACGCAGCTTGACCCGTGCTCTCAGTGTTAGGGAGCGCATTGGCGACTCCCTTTCTTCGCATCCGAATGAACTGCTGGCGCTTTTCTCAAG GTTTATTCACCAGGGTAAGGGTATGCTGCAACGTCACCAGTTGTTAGCTGAGTATGGAGCTACCTTTTCTGAAGCAGATAAGGAAAAACTGAAGGATGGAGCCTTTGAGGATGTTATTAAGGCAGCACAG GAAGCCATTGTTATTCCTCCATGGGTTGCTTTAGCTATTCGACCTAGGCCCGGAGTTTGGGAATACGTCCGGGTCAATATCAGTGAGCTTGCTGTAGAGGAGTTGACTGTCCCAGAATACTTGCATTTCAAGGAGGAACTTGCTGATGGAAG TCCACAGAATAACAACTTTGTGCTGGAGTTGGACTTTGAGCCCTTCAatgcttcttttcctcgcccctCGCTGTCAAAATCTATTGGTAATGGAGTGCAGTTCCTTAACCGTCACCTCTCTTCAAAGTTGTTCCAAGACAAAGAAAGCTTGTACCCCTTGCTTAATTTCCTAAGGAAACACAACTACAAAGGCATG TCCATGATGCTGAATGATAGGATCCAGAGCCTTAGTGCCCTCCGGGCCACTCTGAGGAAGGCAGAGGGACATCTGCTGAGTATCCCATCAGATACGCCGTACTCAGAATTCCACCACAG ATTTCAAGAGCTTGGCCTGGAGAAGGGGTGGGGTGACACTGCCCAGCGCGTATATGAGACCATCCACCTGCTACTTGATCTTCTTGAGGCCCCAGATCCGACCACCTTGGAGACTTTCCTGGGAACAATTCCTATGATGTTCAATGTTGTGATTCTTTCTCCACATGGGTACTTTGCTCAGGCTAATGTTTTGGGTTATCCCGATACCGGTGGCCAG GTCGTTTATATTTTGGACCAAGTTCGAGCTTTGGAAGATGAGATGCTTCTAAGGATCAAGCGTCAAGGACTAGATATCACACCTCGAATTCTTATT GTTAGTAGATTGCTCCCTGATGCAGTTGGCACCACTTGCGGCCAGAGACTTGAAAAGGTTCTTGGAACCGAGCACACTCATATCCTTAGAGTTCCATTCAGAACAGAGAATGGGATTGTCCGCAAATGGATCTCCCGTTTCGAAGTATGGCCATACCTAGAGACATATACCGAG GATGTTGCGAATGAGTTGGCTGGAGAACTACAAGCCACCCCTGATCTTATCATAGGCAACTACAGTGATGGAAATCTAGTGTCGACTTTGCTTGCACATAAATTGGGAGTAACCCAG TGTACTATTGCCCATGCTCTGGAGAAAACTAAGTATCCTAACTCCGATATTTACTGGAAGAAGTTTGAGAATCAGTATCACTTCTCGTGCCAATTCACAGCTGATTTGATCGCTATGAATCATGCCGACTTTATCATCACTAGCACCTTCCAAGAAATTGCTGGAAG CAAGGATACTGTGGGGCAGTATGAGTCCCACACTGCCTTTACTCTTCCCGGGCTCTACCGAGTTGTTCATGGAATCGATGTCTTTGATCCAAAATTCAACATTGTCTCACCTGGTGCTGATATGTCCATTTACTTCTCGTACACTGAGAAGCACAAGAGATTGACATCCCTTCACCCAGAGATTGAGGAGCTGCTGTTCAGCCCGGGAGATAACACGGAGCACAA AGGTGTGCTGAATGACACCAAGAAGCCCATTATCTTCTCCATGGCGAGGCTGGATAGGGTGAAGAATTTAACAGGTCTGGTTGAATTCTATGGCCGGAACGAGCGGTTGAAGGAGCTAGCAAACCTCGTGGTGGTTTGCGGCGACCATGGAAAAGAGTCCAAGGATCTTGAGGAACAAGCAGAATTCAAGAAGATGTACGACCACATTGAGAAGTACAATCTGCAAGGACACTTCAGATGGATCTCAGCTCAAATGAACCGGGTTCGCAATGGTGAACTATATCGTTATATTGCCGACACGAAAGGAGTTTTCGTTCAA CCTGCCTTCTATGAAGCCTTTGGGCTCACTGTGGTTGAATCAATGACGTGCGGGCTGCCAACGTTCGCAACCGTGCACGGAGGACCTGGAGAAATTATAGTTGATGGAGTGTCTGGCTTCCACATTGATCCTTACCAAGGTGACAAAGCTGCTGAAATCGTCGTAAACTTCTTCGACAAGTGCAAGGAAGACCCAACTTACTGGGACAAAATCTCCCATGGGGGGCTACAAAGAATTGAAGAAAA GTACACCTGGAAACTCTACTCTGAGAGGTTGATGACGCTTACTGGAGTATATGGATTCTGGAAGTATGTCTCCAATCTGGAACGACGCGAGACTCGTCGTTACCTGGAGATGTTCTACGCCCTCAAGTATCGTCAGCTG GCCGAGTCGGTTCCTCTAGCAATCGAGGGAGAAGCTGCTGTCAATGGTGTCAAGTAG